A region of [Bacteroides] pectinophilus DNA encodes the following proteins:
- a CDS encoding DNA polymerase IV — translation MERVFFHVDVNSAFLSWSALKLLKEGHDDLRLIASCVGGDEKSRHGIVLAKSILAAQAGVRTGEPLYMARKKCPGLVTVKPQFDWYVKNSRAMIAIMQEFTPDVEQYSIDEAFLDMTGMQTLMGPPLEAAARLKDRIRDELGFTVNIGISSNRLLAKMASDFEKPDKIHTLFPDEIDKKMWHLPVGSLFGVGKSTAKALNNMGFYTIGDVAAADRGLLVSKLGKMGDMAWNYANGIESVAIVRHEAKENSYGNSVTTGEDVSSIDVALGIIMSLAESVALRLRTDGKKAGVVTVTLVDTEFNRHSHQCSLEYPTNTTDVIYENAQQLLYEMWKADRPVRLIGISAGKAAHEEFEQMSLFADERTDKLKKLDAAMDEIRNKFGEEAVVRARLLGSEKHERLSKAKNAQKRRNDE, via the coding sequence ATGGAAAGAGTTTTCTTTCACGTTGATGTAAACAGCGCATTTTTATCATGGTCAGCCCTTAAGCTTCTTAAGGAAGGCCATGATGACCTGCGGCTTATAGCTTCTTGTGTCGGCGGGGATGAGAAATCAAGACATGGAATAGTGCTCGCCAAGAGCATCCTTGCCGCACAGGCAGGGGTGCGCACCGGCGAGCCTTTGTATATGGCAAGGAAAAAGTGTCCGGGGCTTGTTACAGTAAAACCGCAGTTTGACTGGTATGTGAAGAACAGCAGGGCGATGATAGCGATAATGCAGGAATTCACGCCTGACGTGGAACAGTACAGTATTGATGAGGCATTCCTTGATATGACCGGAATGCAGACACTGATGGGGCCGCCGCTTGAGGCAGCAGCAAGGCTTAAGGACAGAATCAGGGATGAGCTTGGATTTACTGTCAATATAGGAATATCATCTAACAGACTGCTGGCAAAGATGGCATCTGATTTTGAAAAGCCTGATAAGATACATACGCTGTTTCCTGATGAGATAGACAAAAAAATGTGGCATCTTCCGGTGGGGAGCCTGTTTGGAGTAGGAAAAAGCACTGCAAAGGCACTGAATAATATGGGCTTTTATACAATCGGAGATGTTGCGGCGGCAGACAGGGGGCTGCTTGTGTCGAAGCTCGGCAAAATGGGCGATATGGCATGGAATTATGCCAACGGAATTGAGTCAGTTGCGATTGTAAGGCATGAAGCCAAAGAAAACAGCTATGGTAACAGTGTCACAACCGGTGAGGATGTGTCATCCATAGATGTGGCACTTGGGATAATTATGTCACTTGCAGAGAGTGTTGCACTCAGGCTGAGAACTGATGGCAAAAAAGCCGGAGTTGTGACAGTAACGCTTGTGGATACTGAGTTCAACAGGCATTCGCATCAGTGTAGTCTTGAATATCCTACCAATACAACTGATGTAATATATGAGAATGCGCAGCAGCTTCTGTATGAGATGTGGAAGGCTGACAGACCGGTAAGGCTTATAGGTATATCAGCAGGAAAGGCAGCACATGAGGAATTTGAGCAGATGAGCCTGTTTGCGGATGAACGTACCGATAAGCTCAAAAAGCTGGATGCAGCCATGGATGAGATACGCAATAAATTCGGTGAAGAAGCGGTTGTCAGGGCAAGACTTCTTGGAAGTGAAAAGCATGAAAGACTGAGCAAAGCAAAGAATGCACAAAAAAGGAGAAATGATGAATAA
- a CDS encoding valine--tRNA ligase: MSRNLEKNYDPSAIEDRLYQKWLDKKYFHAEVDRSKKPFTIVMPPPNITGKLHMGHALDNTMQDILIRFKRMQGYEALWIPGTDHASISTEVKVINALKEEGIDKNELGREGFLKRTWEWKKQYGGTITSQLKKMGSSCDWDRERFTMDEGCSKAVQTVFINLYKKGLIYKGSRIINWCPVCKTSISDAEVEYEEQAGHFWHIKYPIVGTDDAIIIATTRPETLIGDSALAVNPNDDRYKDLVGKMVELPLMNRQIPIIADEYVDMEFGTGVVKITPAHDPNDFQVGKRHNLPEINMLNDDATINENGGKYAGMDRYEARKAMVEDLKAAGLLVKVEDHVHNVGTHDRCKTTVEPMIKQQWFVKMDELIKPAADAVKNGDIKLMPERMEKTYFNWTDNIRDWCISRQLWWGHRIPAYYCDDCGEMVVSDTETTVCPKCGGHMTQDPDTLDTWFSSALWPFSTLGWPEKTEELSYFYPTDVLVTGYDIIFFWVIRMIFSGYEHMGEKPFGKVLFHGLVRDSQGRKMSKSLGNGIDPLEVIDKYGADALRLTLITGNAPGNDMRFYWERVEASRNFANKVWNATRFIMMNDPEGRIKPGNIKVNGNGGSSSAYKLPENLTAADKWILSRMNKVVAEVTENMEKYELGIAVSKLQDFIWDEFCDWYIEMVKPRLYNDEDTTKDAAVWTLKTVLVDALKMLHPYMPFVTEEIFCNLQDDEESIMISDWPAYKKELEFAEDENAIETIKNAVRNIRALRTDMNVAPSRKAKVYVVSENNSVRQIFENGRVFFATLGYASEVCVQSDKTGIADDAVSTVIPEAVIYMPFADLVDVKAEIERLEKEEKRLNGEIARCNGMLNNEKFTSKAPQAKIDEEKAKLVKYTQMLEQVKERLGQLK, from the coding sequence ATGAGCAGGAATCTCGAAAAGAATTATGACCCTTCTGCGATTGAGGACCGTCTCTACCAGAAGTGGCTCGACAAGAAGTATTTCCATGCGGAAGTAGACAGAAGTAAGAAACCATTTACAATAGTTATGCCGCCTCCGAATATAACAGGTAAGCTGCATATGGGACATGCACTCGATAATACGATGCAGGATATCCTTATAAGATTCAAGAGAATGCAGGGATATGAAGCATTATGGATTCCGGGAACTGACCATGCAAGTATCTCAACGGAGGTTAAGGTAATCAATGCACTTAAGGAAGAAGGCATTGATAAGAATGAACTCGGACGTGAAGGCTTCCTCAAGCGTACATGGGAGTGGAAGAAGCAGTATGGCGGAACAATAACAAGCCAGCTTAAGAAGATGGGTTCTTCCTGTGACTGGGACAGAGAGCGTTTTACAATGGACGAGGGCTGTTCTAAGGCTGTACAGACAGTATTTATCAATCTTTATAAGAAAGGTCTTATCTACAAGGGTTCAAGAATCATCAACTGGTGTCCTGTATGTAAGACATCTATCTCAGATGCTGAGGTTGAATATGAGGAGCAGGCAGGACATTTCTGGCATATCAAGTATCCAATCGTAGGAACAGATGATGCCATCATCATCGCAACTACACGTCCTGAGACACTTATCGGTGACTCGGCGCTTGCAGTAAATCCTAATGATGACAGATACAAAGACCTTGTCGGAAAGATGGTTGAACTGCCTCTTATGAACCGCCAGATTCCTATTATTGCAGATGAATATGTAGATATGGAATTTGGTACAGGTGTTGTTAAGATTACACCTGCACATGACCCTAACGATTTCCAGGTTGGCAAGAGACACAATCTCCCTGAGATTAATATGCTCAATGATGATGCCACAATTAATGAAAATGGCGGCAAATACGCGGGAATGGACCGTTACGAGGCACGTAAGGCAATGGTTGAGGACCTTAAGGCAGCAGGACTTCTTGTTAAGGTTGAGGACCATGTACACAACGTAGGTACACATGACCGCTGTAAGACTACTGTAGAGCCTATGATTAAGCAGCAGTGGTTCGTTAAGATGGATGAGCTTATTAAGCCGGCTGCAGATGCGGTTAAGAACGGCGATATCAAGCTTATGCCTGAGAGAATGGAAAAGACATATTTTAACTGGACAGATAATATCCGTGACTGGTGTATATCAAGACAGCTCTGGTGGGGACACAGAATCCCGGCTTATTACTGTGATGACTGTGGTGAGATGGTTGTGTCAGATACTGAGACAACAGTATGTCCTAAGTGTGGCGGACATATGACACAGGACCCTGATACACTGGATACATGGTTCAGTTCAGCACTCTGGCCTTTCTCAACGCTTGGATGGCCTGAAAAGACTGAGGAGCTTTCATATTTCTATCCGACAGATGTGCTTGTAACAGGATATGATATCATATTCTTCTGGGTAATCAGAATGATTTTCTCAGGCTATGAGCATATGGGCGAGAAGCCTTTTGGCAAGGTATTGTTCCATGGCCTTGTAAGAGATTCACAGGGACGCAAGATGAGTAAGTCTCTTGGCAATGGTATCGACCCGCTTGAAGTAATTGATAAATATGGTGCAGATGCACTCAGACTTACACTGATAACAGGCAATGCACCGGGTAACGATATGCGTTTCTACTGGGAGCGTGTAGAAGCAAGCCGTAACTTTGCAAACAAGGTATGGAATGCTACAAGATTTATCATGATGAATGACCCTGAAGGCAGGATTAAGCCTGGCAACATCAAGGTTAACGGCAATGGCGGAAGCAGCAGCGCATATAAGCTTCCTGAGAATCTCACAGCAGCAGATAAGTGGATTCTTTCAAGAATGAATAAGGTTGTTGCAGAAGTTACAGAGAACATGGAAAAATATGAACTTGGAATAGCAGTTTCAAAGCTTCAGGACTTCATCTGGGATGAATTCTGTGACTGGTACATTGAGATGGTTAAGCCAAGACTTTACAATGACGAAGATACAACCAAGGATGCAGCAGTATGGACACTTAAGACTGTTCTCGTTGATGCCCTTAAGATGCTTCACCCATATATGCCATTCGTAACAGAGGAGATATTCTGCAACCTTCAGGATGATGAGGAATCAATAATGATTTCTGACTGGCCTGCATATAAGAAGGAGCTGGAATTCGCAGAGGATGAGAATGCAATCGAGACAATCAAAAATGCAGTCCGCAATATCCGCGCATTAAGAACAGATATGAATGTAGCACCTTCAAGAAAGGCTAAGGTATATGTTGTATCTGAGAATAACAGCGTAAGACAGATATTCGAGAACGGCAGAGTATTCTTTGCAACACTTGGATATGCAAGTGAAGTATGTGTACAGAGCGATAAGACAGGAATTGCAGATGATGCGGTATCAACAGTCATCCCTGAGGCTGTAATATATATGCCATTTGCTGACCTCGTAGATGTCAAGGCTGAGATTGAGCGTCTCGAGAAGGAAGAGAAACGCCTTAACGGAGAGATTGCAAGATGTAACGGCATGCTTAACAACGAGAAGTTTACAAGCAAGGCACCTCAGGCAAAGATTGATGAGGAGAAGGCAAAGCTTGTAAAATATACGCAGATGCTTGAGCAGGTTAAGGAAAGACTTGGACAGCTTAAGTAA
- a CDS encoding HAD family hydrolase translates to MMNKAVIFDLDGTLWDSAEQVVWGWNKTFEEEGVDKRTTVGELKSLMGKPMEAIIEALVPDMEPQRRTGLLERCCRNEEARLLEKGGILFPDITRTLTMLRDEGYHLSIVSNCQDGYIETFLEHHKMQPFFDDYECPGRSGMLKAENIKLVMERNRIEKAVYVGDTQGDADACTKAGVPFIWARYGFGDVKDAQYVIDSLAELPDVVREVL, encoded by the coding sequence ATGATGAATAAAGCTGTTATATTTGACCTTGACGGTACTCTGTGGGATTCGGCAGAGCAGGTTGTGTGGGGCTGGAATAAGACATTTGAAGAAGAGGGCGTTGATAAAAGAACAACTGTCGGAGAGTTGAAAAGTCTTATGGGAAAGCCTATGGAGGCAATAATAGAGGCACTTGTGCCGGATATGGAGCCACAAAGAAGAACAGGACTTCTTGAGAGATGCTGCCGCAACGAGGAAGCAAGGCTGCTTGAAAAAGGCGGAATACTGTTTCCGGATATCACAAGGACTTTAACTATGCTGCGTGACGAAGGCTATCATCTTTCGATAGTCAGCAATTGTCAGGATGGATATATAGAAACATTTCTTGAACATCACAAGATGCAGCCATTCTTTGATGACTATGAATGTCCAGGCAGAAGCGGAATGCTTAAAGCAGAGAACATAAAACTCGTCATGGAGCGCAATAGAATAGAAAAAGCAGTATACGTTGGAGACACACAGGGCGACGCAGACGCATGCACCAAAGCAGGTGTGCCGTTCATCTGGGCGAGATATGGCTTTGGGGATGTAAAAGATGCACAGTATGTTATAGATTCACTTGCAGAGCTGCCGGATGTAGTCAGGGAGGTATTATAA
- the ftsH gene encoding ATP-dependent zinc metalloprotease FtsH: MKEVKQPKKPLMFYYMIALAIILVLNMVVMPWFYEKSIKEVDYGTFLNWVDSGSIAQVEITDNDIKFTKTDEQYVVYKTGKMDDYKLVDRLYEANNNIKFTKEIQQQTSPIIEFLLTWILPIAVFVIIGQLLNKKMMNGMGGANSMSFGKSNARIYVQSTGGVTFKDVAGQEEAKEALTEIVDFLHNPDKYAEIGAKLPKGALLVGPPGTGKTLLAKAVAGEADVPFFSIAGSEFVEMFVGMGASKVRDLFKQANEKAPCIVFIDEIDTIGKKRDGGSYGGGNDEREQTLNQLLTEMDGFDGKKGVVILAATNRPESLDKALLRPGRFDRRIPVELPDLKGREAILRVHADKVRVNESVDYSAIARATAGASGAELANIVNEAALRAVRHGRRTVGQEDLEESVEAVIAGQKKKNSSVTNKEKLIVSYHEVGHALVAAMQTHSAPVTKITIIPRTSGALGYTMQVDEDEHNLMSKEELENKIATFTGGRAAEELIFHSVTTGASNDIEQATKLARAMITRYGMSDFDMVAFETVSNQYLGGDTSLACSAQTAAKIDEMVVEVVKKAHAKATKILEENIGKLHEISKKLYEEESITGEQFMELLSREVIVDDAGSDA; encoded by the coding sequence ATGAAGGAAGTCAAACAACCTAAGAAGCCGTTGATGTTTTACTATATGATTGCTCTTGCAATCATTCTTGTACTCAATATGGTAGTAATGCCATGGTTCTATGAGAAGAGTATTAAGGAAGTTGATTACGGTACGTTCCTTAATTGGGTAGACAGCGGTTCTATTGCCCAGGTAGAGATAACAGATAATGATATCAAGTTTACAAAGACAGATGAACAGTATGTTGTCTATAAGACAGGCAAGATGGATGATTATAAGCTGGTGGACAGGCTGTATGAGGCAAATAATAATATTAAGTTTACCAAGGAGATTCAGCAGCAGACATCACCTATAATCGAATTCCTGCTTACGTGGATACTTCCGATAGCGGTATTTGTAATTATCGGGCAGCTTCTTAATAAGAAGATGATGAACGGAATGGGCGGTGCCAATTCGATGAGCTTTGGCAAGAGTAATGCCCGCATATATGTCCAGTCTACAGGAGGTGTGACATTCAAGGATGTTGCAGGACAGGAGGAAGCAAAGGAAGCACTTACTGAGATAGTTGATTTCCTTCATAATCCTGACAAATATGCAGAGATAGGCGCGAAGCTTCCTAAGGGAGCACTGCTTGTAGGTCCTCCGGGAACAGGTAAGACTCTTCTTGCCAAGGCGGTTGCAGGTGAAGCGGATGTTCCGTTCTTCTCGATTGCAGGTTCGGAATTCGTTGAGATGTTTGTCGGTATGGGTGCATCCAAGGTTCGTGATCTGTTCAAGCAGGCGAATGAGAAAGCACCGTGTATAGTATTTATCGATGAGATTGATACGATAGGTAAGAAGAGAGACGGCGGCTCTTACGGCGGTGGTAATGACGAGCGTGAACAGACGCTGAACCAGCTTCTCACGGAGATGGATGGCTTTGACGGTAAAAAGGGTGTTGTAATTCTTGCAGCAACCAACAGGCCCGAATCACTTGATAAGGCTCTTTTAAGACCGGGAAGATTCGACAGAAGAATTCCTGTAGAACTTCCTGACCTTAAGGGAAGAGAAGCTATTCTGCGTGTACATGCTGATAAGGTAAGAGTTAACGAATCAGTTGACTATTCTGCAATAGCAAGGGCGACTGCGGGTGCATCAGGTGCGGAGCTTGCCAACATTGTGAACGAGGCAGCCCTTCGTGCCGTAAGACACGGAAGAAGAACTGTCGGACAGGAAGACCTTGAGGAGAGCGTAGAGGCAGTAATCGCAGGACAGAAGAAAAAGAACTCTTCAGTTACGAATAAGGAAAAGCTTATTGTATCATACCATGAAGTCGGACATGCACTTGTCGCAGCAATGCAGACACATTCGGCTCCGGTTACCAAGATTACGATTATTCCAAGAACCTCAGGAGCACTCGGATATACAATGCAGGTTGATGAGGATGAACACAATCTTATGAGTAAAGAAGAGCTTGAGAATAAGATTGCGACATTCACCGGAGGACGTGCGGCTGAGGAGCTTATATTCCACTCAGTAACAACAGGCGCGTCTAATGATATTGAGCAGGCAACCAAGCTTGCAAGAGCTATGATTACCAGATACGGTATGAGTGATTTTGACATGGTTGCATTTGAGACAGTCAGCAATCAGTATCTCGGCGGCGACACGTCGCTTGCATGTTCGGCACAGACGGCAGCGAAGATTGATGAGATGGTTGTAGAGGTTGTCAAGAAAGCACATGCAAAGGCAACAAAGATTCTTGAAGAGAACATTGGAAAGCTTCACGAGATTTCTAAGAAACTGTATGAGGAAGAATCAATAACAGGTGAGCAGTTCATGGAGCTGCTTTCAAGAGAGGTTATTGTGGATGATGCAGGCAGTGATGCATGA
- a CDS encoding HD domain-containing protein → MYTQHAKLIDAMIEYDKGDARRIQHFIKVHDLAATIAALENADEETTFILETAAILHDIGIHISEAKYGSASGHYQELEGPAEAEKLMQKVGGYNASQIERVMYLIGHHHTYNNIDGIDYQILVEADFLVNLYEDNVSAEAVKNARRQIFRTSAGTRLLDNMF, encoded by the coding sequence ATGTACACGCAGCATGCTAAGCTTATAGATGCAATGATAGAATATGATAAAGGTGACGCGAGAAGAATCCAGCATTTTATCAAGGTTCATGACCTTGCTGCCACTATCGCAGCACTTGAGAATGCAGACGAAGAGACCACATTCATCCTTGAGACGGCTGCTATACTCCATGATATAGGAATCCATATCAGTGAAGCAAAATACGGCTCTGCGAGCGGTCATTATCAGGAGCTTGAAGGCCCTGCCGAGGCTGAAAAGCTCATGCAGAAGGTTGGTGGTTACAATGCTTCGCAGATAGAACGTGTCATGTACCTGATTGGACATCACCACACATACAACAATATTGACGGAATTGATTATCAGATTCTTGTCGAAGCAGACTTTCTTGTTAATCTGTATGAAGATAACGTATCAGCCGAAGCTGTTAAGAATGCACGCAGGCAGATATTCAGGACTTCTGCCGGTACAAGACTTCTTGATAACATGTTTTAA
- a CDS encoding polysaccharide deacetylase family protein yields the protein MSRHRNILLMVVFVVMTVLACIPAENINADNKYNSSAWNGTADVAEETDAGADAHLEYPEVYTYENVVALTFDDGPGQSTEKLLDGLKERNVKATFFLVGENIEGNEEIVKRMYDEGHLIGNHTFSHVQLTAVSEGKALEEVNETNEAIKAITGVRPYYIRPPYGMLSSCMAEEIDMQCVLWTVDPEDWNTSDCGAVVRHVVKNAKNGDIILMHDIFDSSVTAALEIVDRLKERGYVFVTADQLILD from the coding sequence ATGAGTAGACACAGAAATATATTATTAATGGTAGTATTTGTTGTGATGACTGTTCTGGCATGTATCCCGGCAGAGAATATTAATGCTGATAATAAGTATAATAGCAGCGCGTGGAATGGAACAGCTGATGTGGCGGAAGAAACGGATGCAGGAGCAGATGCGCACCTCGAGTATCCGGAAGTATATACATACGAGAACGTAGTTGCCTTAACCTTCGATGACGGACCCGGGCAGTCAACAGAAAAACTGCTTGACGGGCTTAAGGAGAGGAATGTTAAGGCAACTTTTTTTCTGGTGGGAGAGAATATTGAAGGTAATGAAGAGATAGTAAAAAGGATGTATGACGAGGGGCATCTTATCGGCAATCATACATTCAGCCACGTTCAGCTTACGGCAGTATCTGAAGGAAAAGCCCTTGAAGAGGTGAATGAGACTAATGAGGCAATCAAAGCAATAACTGGAGTCCGGCCGTATTATATAAGACCACCATATGGAATGCTGAGTTCATGCATGGCAGAAGAGATTGACATGCAGTGTGTGCTGTGGACGGTTGACCCCGAGGATTGGAATACATCTGACTGCGGTGCCGTTGTCAGGCATGTTGTGAAAAATGCAAAGAATGGTGACATAATACTTATGCATGATATCTTTGACTCATCAGTGACGGCGGCTCTGGAGATTGTTGACAGGCTTAAGGAGCGCGGATATGTTTTTGTTACGGCAGACCAGCTTATTCTTGATTAG
- a CDS encoding helix-turn-helix transcriptional regulator: MSGFSELLTEYVGRGVYSKRQVAEMCGIDRTMLQKILSGGRKPKNEDFVIKIGSKLAISAEELKRLLEEYHILDVGTDTYYQRKEVEGFIKDFYKGIKNPPRSEKFKIAPYDDNDDEISCKCGKYNIANRLYNLLARELNDDGGDILLYIQPDYSDIIAALLNVCGENTRMRHIICLGNGSERDTLRQNMSIFHKILPFVLTDSEYNVRYYYENVLSHRNSMQLFTNYIIVNRTVIMFDYNEDNAIFIKNEDVYNMVHNSFENIWRNSEVLINYNDDATAYVKNIFRPGSLQHRMLEYGPDIRLELIDGICKDILANDIPERETYIDTLLQDIAKFRTSIEEDEKPVKVYFTRAGLRRFVESGRVDNMPVKLKNNNISQEIRFKLLEQLIDDMDNNIQSIYIVNDDVFGVTDKEMLELDSNGHLIMTRSSQSGGMQFMDVSEQGLINAFHDFFENLETDSRVTMGDSAKMYIQDIINEYNSKLSSGGGYSLVKEPEEWQDAQHPQRPAAGNNIENNISPA, encoded by the coding sequence ATGAGCGGGTTCTCAGAATTGTTGACAGAGTACGTTGGACGAGGAGTATATAGTAAACGTCAGGTTGCGGAGATGTGTGGTATTGACCGTACCATGCTGCAAAAGATATTATCCGGTGGAAGAAAACCAAAGAATGAAGACTTCGTGATTAAGATAGGAAGCAAGCTTGCAATATCGGCAGAGGAGCTTAAGAGGCTGCTTGAAGAATATCATATTCTTGATGTTGGAACCGATACATACTATCAGAGAAAAGAAGTGGAAGGCTTTATAAAGGATTTTTATAAGGGAATCAAGAATCCGCCGAGAAGTGAGAAGTTCAAGATAGCCCCGTATGATGATAATGATGATGAGATATCATGCAAATGTGGTAAATACAATATAGCCAACAGACTGTACAATCTGCTCGCAAGAGAGCTTAATGATGATGGCGGAGATATACTGCTTTATATTCAGCCTGATTACAGTGACATTATAGCAGCGCTTCTCAATGTATGCGGAGAGAATACAAGAATGCGCCATATCATATGTCTGGGAAATGGAAGTGAACGTGATACGCTCAGACAGAACATGAGTATTTTTCATAAAATACTTCCGTTTGTTCTTACTGACAGTGAATATAATGTAAGATATTATTATGAAAATGTTCTGTCGCATAGAAACAGTATGCAGCTATTTACAAATTATATAATAGTGAACAGGACTGTGATAATGTTTGACTATAATGAGGACAATGCAATATTTATAAAAAATGAGGATGTGTACAATATGGTACACAACAGCTTTGAGAATATATGGCGTAATTCTGAAGTGCTTATAAATTATAATGATGATGCAACGGCATATGTTAAAAATATCTTCAGACCGGGAAGCTTACAGCACAGAATGCTCGAATATGGTCCTGATATCAGACTCGAACTTATAGATGGCATATGTAAGGATATTCTTGCGAATGATATTCCGGAGCGTGAGACTTACATAGACACCCTTTTGCAGGATATTGCAAAATTCAGGACAAGTATTGAGGAGGATGAGAAACCTGTTAAGGTGTATTTTACAAGGGCAGGGCTGAGACGCTTTGTTGAAAGCGGAAGAGTTGATAACATGCCGGTAAAACTGAAGAATAACAACATATCGCAAGAGATAAGATTTAAGCTTCTGGAACAGCTCATTGATGATATGGATAATAATATACAGAGCATATATATAGTAAATGATGACGTATTTGGCGTTACGGATAAGGAGATGCTGGAGCTTGATTCTAACGGACATCTTATAATGACACGGAGCTCACAGAGTGGTGGAATGCAGTTTATGGATGTAAGTGAGCAGGGGCTGATAAATGCATTTCATGATTTCTTTGAAAATCTGGAAACTGATTCCCGCGTGACAATGGGAGATTCCGCAAAGATGTACATACAGGATATTATTAATGAATATAATTCTAAATTATCATCCGGGGGGGGGTACAGCCTCGTAAAGGAACCGGAAGAATGGCAGGACGCACAACACCCACAACGGCCGGCAGCAGGAAATAATATAGAGAATAATATCAGCCCGGCGTAA
- a CDS encoding nitroreductase family protein translates to MEFDNVLKERRSVRKYKASAVTGEQLEKLIQAAQYAPSWKNLQTSRYYVIDAPDVVANLKKECLPEFNAANVANAPALIVTTFVKNVSGYTIEGQPRNECGNGWGYYDLGLASANIILEARNQGLDTLIMGIRDGEKIRQMLAIDESEEIVAVIGVGVREDGFEPKMPKRKEMNEVAKFI, encoded by the coding sequence ATGGAATTCGATAACGTCCTTAAGGAAAGAAGAAGTGTGAGAAAGTACAAGGCTTCAGCAGTCACAGGAGAGCAGCTTGAAAAGCTTATTCAGGCCGCACAGTATGCTCCGTCATGGAAGAATCTGCAGACATCAAGATATTATGTGATAGATGCCCCTGATGTCGTTGCGAATCTTAAGAAGGAATGTCTGCCGGAATTTAATGCTGCTAATGTCGCCAATGCGCCTGCACTTATAGTCACAACATTTGTAAAGAATGTATCAGGATACACTATTGAAGGTCAGCCCCGCAATGAATGTGGCAACGGATGGGGCTATTACGATCTTGGACTTGCAAGCGCTAACATTATACTTGAAGCACGCAATCAGGGACTCGACACACTTATCATGGGAATACGCGACGGAGAGAAGATAAGACAGATGCTTGCAATTGATGAGTCTGAAGAGATTGTTGCAGTAATCGGTGTCGGAGTACGCGAGGATGGTTTTGAACCGAAGATGCCAAAGAGAAAAGAGATGAATGAGGTAGCAAAGTTCATATAA